In Bubalus bubalis isolate 160015118507 breed Murrah chromosome 20, NDDB_SH_1, whole genome shotgun sequence, the sequence TGAATAAGTAGGTATGACTgtgcttcaataaaaatttataaaaataaacaggcaGGCTAGATTTGGCCTGAGAGCAGTGGTTTGCAGTCTTTTTGCTCTAGTCTAAATCAGTAGGAAATATATTAATGAATTGTGACTAGTAGTTTGAGAAACTTGATTTGTTTAGTCATACAAGTATGCACATTTTTAACTGGactaactcagctggtaaagaatccgcttgcagtgcaggagaccctggttcaattcctggattgggaagatcccctggagaagggctgggctacccactcctgtattcttaggtttccctggtggctcagtggtaaagaatctgactggcaatacaggagacatgggttcaatccctgggtcaggaagatcccctggaggtgggcatggcagcccactccaatattcttgcctgtagaatgcccacggacaaaggagcctagcgggctgcagtccatggggtcgcagagggtcagatacgactgagcaactaagcacagcacagatagTATATATACTTACACCAGGCATTTCTAATTTCAGGAGACAGAATGTAAACAAATTCCCACTgtctgtatgtttttatttctaagataCAGATTGGATAAGTCACTCCTCTGCTTAAAACCTGTAATAACTTGCATGACATGGCACACAAAGTATTTTCTAATCTGGCTCCAATCTGCTTTTTTTAGGTTTCTCTTATCACTGTGTTTCCTGTGTTCTAACCACTTGGAATTGTGTTTTCCAAGTGTACCACACTACACtctttttaagtgtattttttaagctactttctttctgaaatgttcCTCCTTTATTTTACCTAATGTGTTGTTTATCCTGGATGACCTTTGTCAAATGTtgttccattcattcatttctatttgtGAGCGCTTGCTGTGCTTCAGGCGCTGTCCTAGGTGCTGGAGATTCAGCAAGGAATTAGACAAGGCCCCTGCTTGCTGTCCAGTGTGGGAAGACAGATACTAAAACAGCAAACAAATGGTTTCAGAAAGTGATAAgggctgaagaaaataaaataaggtaaaCAGCAGGTTGATGTGGATAGAAAAAGGCATGACTTTAGGTAAGGTCATCAGGGAAAAACTGAAGAGTTGCTATTTAGCTGAGATTTGAATGATCAAACAGTTGGttcagcactttaaaaatgttgCTTTGCTTCTTTCTGGCCTCCATAGTTTCTCATGAGACATCCACAGGTATATGCATTGTTGTTCCCTTGTGGGTAGTGTATCATTTATGTggttgctttcaagatttttacTTCATGCTTTAGTTTTTCACAGTTTGACTATGATATGTCTGGGCAtggatttctttgggtttatcaTGTTTGGTGTTCTCTGAATTTCTAGTCTTGggtttacgtgtgtgtgtgtgtgtgttagtcgctcagtcgtgttgactctttgcgacctcatggtttggggccagccagactcctccatccatgggattttccaggcaagaatactggagtgaattgccattcccttctccaagggatcttcccaagccaggtatcaaacccgggtctcctgcactgcaggcagaccctttactgtctgagccactagggaagacttgGGTTTATGTGTGGGAGGGTTTATTTCTCAGGTCTTAATTCTCTTCATTTGGTATATTTTTCTATCTTATGTCAGTGCCACACTTTTTTGAAATCAGTAAGTCTGAGTcttctaactttgttcttttacaaaattgtgttttaGGGTCCCTTGAGGTTACATGTACATTTTAggatgaatttttctatttttgccaGAAGTGATTTTAGAATTTTGATAAGAATTGCATTAAGTCTGTAgatactttgggtagtatggacatctTAACAGcccagtaaatatattttttatatgaatTACACACTGAATGTGGTGTTTACACTGAGAAAATTTGATGTATTTGAAGGTTTGTTCTTTTGAATATTCCCAACAGCTGAGCATGCTTTGAAGGTCTTCCTAGAGAATTTGGTCCTTCCTTCAAAAATTGAGTTTTGATAGACTCAAAGCTATCTGGACCACTTACTAACTGTAGCTTGGGAAGGAGAAATGCCAATCACTGTCATCTTGGGAGCTCCTCCACCCAGGGTATATGGaagaaatgtatttgaaaatgtatttgactTTTGTATACACAGTTGATCCTCGAACAACTCAGATTTTAACTGTGCAGGTCTGcttacacatggatttttttttttaaagccattcataatttttattttatttttggtggaggatgattgctttacaatgttgtgttggtttctgccatacaacagcggGAATCAGCCATAACTAGGTATAtattcccttcctcttgagcctctctcccacccccaccccacccctctaggtcatcacagagcgccaggcAGGACTCCCCGTGTTGgacagcagcttcccgctagctgtctgttttacacgtCGCAGTGTATATACGTCAGTGCTACTTtatttcatcccaccctctccttcccacgtACACGTGCATTTTTTCCAACAGTAAATACTGCACTACTGCACATCGcttgaatccatggatgtggaaGATCTGTGGACAGGAAGGAACCACGTATACTGAGCCAACTATACTCAAATTTTCAGCTGCAGAGGGTTGGTGCTCCTCAGCCCCGCCTTGTGCAAAGGTCATCTGTATTTATGTTTtggtaaatttttgttttcttgacttctcttttttactttccCATGCAGAGATGTGATAATGGATCATCATGTTTCCACCATCAAACCTCGAAGAATCCAAAACCAAAATGTCATTCACCGCCTGGAGCGCCGGCGGATCAGCTCGGGCAAGGCAGGCACCCACTGGCACCAGGTCCGGGTCTTCCACCAGAATGTCTTCCCCAACTTCACGGTCGTCAATGTGGAGAAGCCGCCTTGCTTCTTGCGGAAGTTCTCCCCCGACGGACGCTACTTCATTGCTTTCTCTTCCGACCAGACGTCTCTGGAAATCTATGAGTACCAGGGCTGCCAGGCCGCCGAGGACCTCCTGCAGGGCTACGAGGGGGAGATTCTGGCCAACGGCAACGACCAGCGGTCCGTCAACATCCGCGGCCGGCTCTTCGAGCGCTTCTTTGTCCTGCTGCACATCACCAGCGTCGCGGCCAACGGCGAGCACCTGAACCGAGAGTGCAGCCTCTTCACGGACGACTGCCGCTGCGTCATCGTGGGCTCCGCCGCCTACCTGCCGGACGAGCCGCACCCCCCCTTCTACGAGGTGTACCGCAACAGCGAGTCCGTGACCCCCAACCCCCGGTCCCCCCTGGAGGACTACTCCCTCCACATCGTTGACCTCCACACCGGCCGCCTGTGTGACACGCGCACCTTCAAGTGCGACAAGGTGGTCCTGTCGCACAACCAGGGGCTGTACCTGTATAAGAACATCCTGGCCATCCTGTCGGTGCAGCAGCAGACCATCCACGTCTTCCAGGTGACCCCCGAGGGCACCTTCATCGACGTGAGGACCATCGGCCGCTTCTGCTACGAGGACGACCTGCTCACCGTGTCGGCTATGTTCCCCGAGGTGCAGCGGGACAGCCAGACAGGCATGGCCAACCCGTTCAGGGACCCCTTCATCAACTCCCTAAAACACCGGCTGCTGGTGTACCTGTGGCGCCGGGCAGAGCAGGACGGAAGCGCCATGGCCAAGAGGCgcttctttcaatattttgacCAGCTGCGGCAGCTGCGCATGTGGAAGATGCAGCTTCTGGATGAAAACCACCTGTTTATCAAGTACACCAGTGAGGACGTGGTGACCCTGCGAGTCACAGATCCGTCGCAGGTAGGAGCTGCCGTCCTGCCCTTCGCCCTTCCCGTCTGCTTGGGAAGGCTTCTCACTTTGCCTGTGGCCAGCCTCTCAGAAATAACACATTTTATGTGGATCTTGAATTTTTGCTACCCTAGGGCTCAGCCGACCTTAAAACAGCTCCACTTTTCTCTAGCCACGTGTATTTATTTGGACAAATGGAAGCTAAATCTCAAGCCATTGACATATAGATAGTCAACCCTGTGAATATTAtcctatttctttgtttttttaatatttatttttttaagctttactttttggggggctgcactgggtctttgctgcagcaAGCAGGGCCATCTTtcttgctctgcagcatgtgggatcttcattccctgaccaaggatcaaatctatGTCCCTtggattggaaggcagattcttaaccactggaccaccagggaggttcccTACCCTAATACTTCTGCAGAGCATTTTCAGTACCCTGGAGATGGAAGCCCAGATGCTCTAAGGTTAAGATTTGACTCCCTATGGATAGTGCCTTGGTTTTGTGGAAGATTGTACTTATTGGTCTGTTTTCGTTCTCGCAATGAGAATGAACCcaccatacaaaaaaagaaaatcttctaaAAAGTCtagtcttttttcttatttcaatgATATCAATATACTTTCTCACAATATCTTTAGATTGTAACTAGTCTTTTTTATTACTTAAATGATGTCAGTATACTTCCCCACAAAATCTTTAGATTATAACCAATGGGACAGTTCATTTAACAGAGTTAAGCTCTATGACTTTACTCTGACCTTGCCCACACGCTGGAACATAGATTGTGGAGCAGTGATAAGATGGGAAGGAAGCCAGTTTTTGATCTGCCAGTGAATCATCAGGACTGCAGGTTCTGAGGGTTTTTTAGTTTGGGTGAAAGATGTTGATGGGGAAGATGCATTTCACAAATAGGAATAAGGTATTGTGTTAAGAGTACAGAAACCATGAAGACGTTTGGGTTGAAACACCATGCTGAACCTCACAGCGATGTGGACATTTCCCTTTGAGGAGCTGTCTACTTTATTGTTGACCAAGTGAGAGACCTAACTTCtttacagttcaattcagttactcagtcatgtctgactcattgcaaccccatggactgcagcacgccaggcttccctgtccatcactaactcctggagcttgctgaaactcatatccatcaagtcggtgatgccatccaactgtctcatcctctgttgacactttctcctcctgcctcaatcttccccagcatcagggtcttttctaatgagtcagtttttcacattaggtggccagagtattgaagcttcagcatcagtcctttcaatgaatactcaggactgatttcctttaggattgactggttcgatctccttgcaatccaagggactctcaggagccttctccaacaccatagttcaaaagcatcaatttttcagtaatcagttttctttatggtctaactctcagaaccatacatgactactggaaaaaccatagctttgactagatggacctttgtcagtgaagtcatgtctctgttttttaatatgctgtctaagtttgtcatagcttttcttccaaagatcaagtatcttttaatttcatggctatagtcaccatttgcagtgattttggagcccaataaaataaagtctctcactgtttccattgtttccccatctgtttgccatgaagtgatgggaccagatgccatgatcttcgttttctgaagtttgagttttaagccagctttttcactctcctctttcacttttaagaggctctttagttcctctttgctttctgccttaagggtgatgtcatctacgtatctgaggttattgatttttctccctgcaatcttgattcaaacttgtgcttcatccagtctgtcatttcacatgttgtactctgcctataagagcaaggtggcaatatacagcatttatgtattcctttcccagtttggaaccaacaccccaccccccatcatcCTCCTGTTTCCACATTGTCTCCTTATATACGAGTTTGGAAATGTACAACAGAGCAAGCCAGTAAACTGCAGTCAGCTGAGTCTGGTTTCTCTCATTGACTTGTAGCTGATTCTGCCCTTAAGAGAAACTGTACAGAAAATTGTCTCCTGAGACCTTACCAACCATCCATGGAAAAAtggtttctaatatttttcttctgaatcATACCTTgtgtattcttaaaaaaaaaagtggggggagcAGAGGTGACTAAAatggttgttatttagtcactaagtcatgttccactctttgcaaacctatggactgtagcccgccaggctcctttgtccatgggatttcccaggcaagaatactggagtgggttgttattttcttctccagggaatcttcctggcccagtgaTCCAACCTGCgtatcctgcattggaaagcagattctttccagtgacaccagggaagcccactgagatCTAAGTAATAAGTttgttagagattttttttttcctgaatttttttacTTCCTTATTAATGATGAAGTCACCATTGAGCCAGTCACCATTGTGGGTGAGCATCCAGTTCATCTCAGGCGTCATGAGAGGGTGT encodes:
- the DET1 gene encoding DET1 homolog, which gives rise to MDHHVSTIKPRRIQNQNVIHRLERRRISSGKAGTHWHQVRVFHQNVFPNFTVVNVEKPPCFLRKFSPDGRYFIAFSSDQTSLEIYEYQGCQAAEDLLQGYEGEILANGNDQRSVNIRGRLFERFFVLLHITSVAANGEHLNRECSLFTDDCRCVIVGSAAYLPDEPHPPFYEVYRNSESVTPNPRSPLEDYSLHIVDLHTGRLCDTRTFKCDKVVLSHNQGLYLYKNILAILSVQQQTIHVFQVTPEGTFIDVRTIGRFCYEDDLLTVSAMFPEVQRDSQTGMANPFRDPFINSLKHRLLVYLWRRAEQDGSAMAKRRFFQYFDQLRQLRMWKMQLLDENHLFIKYTSEDVVTLRVTDPSQASFFVVYNMVTTEVIAVFENTSDELLELFENFCDLFRNATLHSEVQFPCSASSNNFARQIQRRFKDTIVNAKYGGHTEAVRRLLGQLPISAQSYSGSPYLDLSLFSYDDKWVSVMERPKTCGDHPIRFYARDSGLLKFEIQAGLLGRPINHTVRRLVAFTFHPFEPFAISVQRTNAEYVVNFHMRHCCT